TGTaaggaagaaaaggaggaaaGAGGAAGGACTGTGGAGACACAGATCACGTTGCAGCCATTATGGGGGATTTCCGGAACATAGACGGACAGAGTGGAAAAACTAATTTATCCTCCAGAGCATCCTCCGAGCCTTATTTACCATATTAATTTTCCCTAGACACTTGTTTTGTGTATGTTGGATTGTTGCTAAGTGagacttagtgtgtgtgtgtgtgtgtgtgtgtgtgtcagcaccaAAACACTCACTTAAAGAGGCAGAAGAGAAATGCAAAGGTTGAAACCCAGAAATACATATAACATCTGAATCTAGtatttcatttcaaatcaaTAATGACATTTCATTTCTTCTGATTCCGTGCTTTTAAACTGAAATGATTCCCCGCTCTTTCTCTGCCCTTTGATCGCTGTTGCACTTCCTCCCTCCATCTATTATACCCTCCATCCCTGCACTGggctgttgccatggagacgGGTTGCCAGGTCTCAGACGGTGAGGCTGAATGGGTTAATTAGGAGGCGGAGCATTTGCAGCCCTCCAGATGGTAGTAAGGCCTCCTTCACCGCAGGTCTCCGGGGACCTCCTCTCAAGAGAAAGCCTCTCCTGTTTAATATTCAACCCGTCGCATCAAAACAGGAGCTGTCTTTTTGACCCTGTTGTCAACAATGTGGGATTATGGGATGTGTGAGGGGGGGGGAAGCTGGATattctccttttagctctggtcAACTGAGAAAGGCTTAGCCAAGATCTTCTTCTTAAGCCCTGATCTGATCAAAGGAGGAACATGACACCGTCCACATCCCCTATCCAATCCAGAAAAGAGGAAAATTGTTGGCTGTGACAATAACTTTTCCTTAAATTATCTCATACGCTTTGTTGTCCTCTGTAAACAGTGTATACATGCTATTTTCTATGCATGCAGGAAGCCATCTTGCTGTGTTTTTATAGGGCTGAAGAACTGGGACAGCAGCACCCCCAAGTGTCTGCATTCATACAGGACATGTTTATTGTCGCACCACATACAGCGTAGCAGCAGTTTGTATAAGTGAGAAGAAAAGCACTATTACAGATGTGTAACAAACAAAAAGCATAACTGTAGAAAAATAGCAGCAAAAAGACAATAAAGTGATAACTGTGCTTGACCTGTCTTGCACATGGCATATTATAAGCATATTTGACTACGTGAACATGATCATTTATGCAAAGATTTGCGATACAATCTAGTTTTGTAAAACTCATTACATTACAATTTCTTATGTGAACCATGTAGTGAAATATTCCCCATACTATTTTTTCTAATATCCTGGATTTATACTTTCTCTCCAGTATCATCATGTCTCGTGCTTCTGTGGACATCTTTTTGTCTCAGCTGAAGGCAAAATGATGCTTAAACCTATACCTATTAAAAATGTGTAACACGTCTTACCTATTTATTCTTCAATgttatatatgtactgtatgaaatATTTATAGTCTCTATATTTGACATTCCAGTAACtactgtacattttaatatcttaacccttgtgttgtcttcccgtcgaccatgaactactttttttggcgctttttccgacatttttgtcactttttttcgattcttttggcgcttttttaaGCGCtgtggtcacttttttcaacacttttataaacttatggtcaataaacctaactTACATGACATTATACCacatttttgagttaaaaaaagcagacattatgaataatttttactattagttaagatcagaggatgttgtgGTGGATCACAGACattcaaagtttagtcagggtACGGTTTTGAAACgatttaaacttttttaaatgctataaaattgaataaaacacccaaaaataATCactatttttgtttaaatgttgtatggattccatacaacgtacatccatgttatttttggacaatttggttcatagaaacccatatttctgatattagAAAcgttgaaaatgggtcaaatttgacccaaagacgacacaagggttaaatatgtGTTGGGGGGTGTttcatataaatataaataatctgtactttatttattgttaatgTTTGGTGAGAAATAATATGTGAATGGTGCAACAGTGCCGCTCAGTGGCAGCGGCAGCGTAATAGCCGACCAAATGTGCCTGCTGCTACAAGTATTTATCCAATATTTCCAATTCTGTGACTTTAGTTGTGGGTGCTGCTGCACCCCTAGGTGTTAAAGACAAGGTAGGAGAAGTTCTCCTTCTTGGGTTTGGTGCTGAAGTTGTAATGTCCAATGCGGTTCCTCTGGTAGAAGAAAAGGCAGATGAAACCAATGATGAAGAAGAGCGACAGGCCAACTCCCAGGCAGGAGAGTCCAACTATGTTAAGAGTGGTATAGTGCTCCTCCAAGGCCTCTGCAAGAATGTGTGTCGAAGCATTAAAAACCAGTACACATCAGGTATACAGGCAAAAACATGTGTTTTGGGGTTATTCTACTTcaatgtcttctttcagactagtggacaaaaaaaagatCCAAAATTCACATTTaggtgtttattttactacactttgtctaTCTGCGCCTGTAGATTTCTCCTTAATTCACCaaaaattagcattagattatgcctcatttgcatatttaaacattagaATTCCACCTGTAGTGTCTTGCAAAATGTATGGAAATTTACAATCCTAATCTTTAAAGGAGATTTTTCATTCTCTGAGTCAGAAATCATGAAGGTTTTGGGCTGTTGACAGTATTTCCTGATTTATGGAATGATAAAAGGAGATATCAAAAATTCCCTCTGTGAAAAGCTTTGACcctaatatgtcaacaaaattaAACAAGAATTCTGATCTTGAAATGTATGCAAGTTAGCACATATTTTACAAGATAATGcataatttgaatatttaaaggggctgtaggtaggattgtgaagatccaggacttagccaaagaatttgaacatcgacaacttctcagtccctccccccccttaccgctaaagcccaaacagtctcctaagcccctcctcccatgagggagaatgaatgcatgggcctgagcagtgattgacatgcagttagacactttttgttgccatttgtggagcctgggctgtctacagagactgttttttttacagagtgttcaggggacaggcagctcgcggatagtgaggagatgtatGCTGTATGTAACAAaacatgttgtagcctaaaaaacgcctgacttcgcttagagcacctttaagtaatcCACTGAGGAGGTTTCATGTTGATATCTATTAGTTCAACTAGATAATATATTATTTGAAATACTGTGACTTTTAGAAGTACTTGctcttatactgtatgttcagcACACTTCCAAAAAGCTGTAAGATTTAATGCAACTCATGAGTCCATCATGAAAACCAATAATTcccttcaaataaagaaaagctCAAATAAAGTGAGGGCTTTTGAAATGTGCGTTTTCCATCAAACTACTTGAACTCGCCTCTCCACCGGACTGATGATGGAGACAGCAGCGCTGCTGCCATAATTCAACAGCTAGATGGCctattcaaatttaaaaatgaagAGACGCTCAAGTTTATAATGGATGCTGAAGACCTCGATAGCTGCTCTGCTTTCAAAACTGGTCCGCTTAGCAGTAGCAGAGTAGAAGCTCAAGTGTCTTTGTTACTTCCGCTGGAATTGAATCCCATTTTTGACTTGATTTAAAAACAGCAGAGGCAGGCAGCTGTAACATATTTGTTTCTAACAGAACCACATATCCCAGAGGATTGAAGGGTAGATATTGTTATGCTGTGTAAAAGTACTCGCCTTCACCTGACCTCACCAGAGGCCCCGAGGAACCCAAAGCTCCTCCAATTATGTTTGAAGAGCGAGCTGCTCTTTGTAGACAGTCCTGCAAGAAAACACGAGCAAAGATGACAAAGGCGGAAATTCAAATCTCTTCTTCAACATTCAAACAACTAAatgcttcagtcagagtgtgtgtgtctgtgtgtgtgtgtgtggggtagtTATTTTAGATGCATCCCCTCTGTAGAAGCTGTTTATAGGATATACTCACAGGCACACAGGTATGCGCTTCAATCGGCACACAGATCTGGACCTGGCAGTGCAGATAGATCACATTCAGGTTGACTATGCGGAATATCTGTACGGACACGCGTGATGTGCTGGAGTTCCCGTTCGTCAGCACTTTGGTGTATGTGTTCAGGGAACAgctgtggagacagagacaaggaACTGCAGcaattttcttttatatatatttgttattgaCTAAGCTGCTGTGACTTGAATCGATGATACCATCAGGTGGCCCTGTTTGGAATCAGCCATGACTGTCGGCCTTGACTGTCGATTCATTGTTGTCActattttcacagtttgtttgagATATTGCATTGAACGGAgtttaatttgaatttgagGAAATCAGACATTTGTCTCGATATCATCGTGGGTGCAGAGTTTCAGTCGTCACATTTCAAGCTGGACAAGATGGTTCAATATGTCTACTGTAAATTACAACAGTGTATAAGGAAGAAATTAATTCAACATTGAAAGGTCTTtcaaggaatagttcaacattttggaaaataaactaTTTCACTTTCTTGCAGACAGTTTGATGAGAATACCACTTTCAATATAAAGCTTCCCCTactcaaacacatacacacacacacacacacacacacacacacacacacacacacacacacacacaaaaacacacacacacacacacacacacacacacgttatgcTCCTGGCCCAACACCCATGCAAGATACAGTCACAAAACCTTAAAGATGTGTAGTTTTGACCAAATATAGCCAAGTTTAAAAATAGGTGTGGTCCAAGTAAGGGGGCTGGAAGTAGGGGGTTCCCCCCACTTTACGCCTCATCTTGTGATGGGATCACACCAGCCACAACGCCAAATCGGGCTAGGAGCGTGAAGTGGTGGGGCCAAGGCTGTTGCTCGGACCACACTCATCCTCGAACTCGGCCTGCATTTTGATCTCAACTACACACCTGTGAAGTTTCGGGTCTGCATGTTGCGCCGTTGTGACACTATTGTGGCGACAAAATCTTGCCGCAGATATATAAACACCAGGCAGAGTGCAAATCGTCTCTGTGGTAGTTCCTGCTACAGTTGGTGTCTCCATAAAACCACATTTTgccatgaagaaaaaaaaagaaagtgattaAATCATGATCTTGAGCCAACGGATCTAATTAAATTATTGCTACCACTTGGCTAGAACATATTGAATTTTGACATCTGTCTATGTAATAGTTATAGTAGCTAGCTCAAATACTAATAGAAATAGTGATAGTGCTGTAGGTAGAAGCAGACCTGTTTGCCAGGAAGGTGTGGCTGTCTGGGTCTGCAGGGTTTCGGGTGGGAGTGGCCCAGCATCTGTTGATGACTACTTTAATCTGCTGTGAGGAGGGTTTGATGCTGACCTCCAACACCACAGCCTCCTCCGAGGACACGCTGGAGTTGTGGGGTAGAGGCATTGTACCATTCATCAGCTGCACTGTCACCTGGAATGACCCCAAGCCCGTGATAACATCTTTGATCATATCATACCTGGAGATGGGTGagaaaagaaatatatacagcCATAAATTTACATCAGGAACACACTACAGAAaggtaaattaaataaaaagcctaCCAGCACCTAGATcattaattaacatgttatatcatTGTTTAATCTGTTGTTGCTGCATTCATGTTGTGTTGGACACATCGGAAAAACAAGTTTCCGAGTTGGAAAATACACATGAACGCTTGTTGAAGTCAGAACAACTCGGGAAAAATGTGGCCAACTTGCCGACTTCACGTCATATGTgtcatcaacaaaaacattaacgCTAAGTCTTGCTTGTCTACGTTTGCAGACATACCACGGCATTACACGCTCGAAAACATAACTAATGTTAGGCCAGGAAGCAAAAGAGCAGTGGCAACCTTATACCAGACACTGATCAGCCATGAACCAACCAGCACAGATAGGTCAAGAACTGAGCGGGAGACAGAATTGGGGGTGTCCCTCACTGAGGAATTCTGGGAATCATGTCTTGTGACATAGGTGCTCAGTAAACGCGAGACATAATCTAATACAATTTAAAGTAATACACAGGTTGCATTACTCCAAAGTAAAAGTTAGCAAGCTGTATCCCAGTGTATCAGCATCATGTAATAAGTATAAGAACCAAGAGGGCACCCTCACACACCAATTTTGGACGTGAACTAACCTCCACTCATTCTGGTCTTCTGTATTTGATTTCTACTCAAGAAACCCAACCCCCTTGTGGCCATTCTGGGGTCTACAAATGACACTGCTTTGAACTCTGGCAGAGACAAATGGCCAGAGTATCTGGGCATTTTAGATGTGGTTAAGAGAGCTCGGCGAACTCCTCCATCTGGAGAAGCTCAGATTCGCGAATGCAGGGAGGAAGAGTGTGTTTGATAGGGCATGGGGACCGGTTTTGAAACATTTAAGGGGTCTGAGAGAAGAAGCTGTGTGATGAAGGGTCCCATATATTGATTATGTAATAGTGGTTTCATAGGGaatttttcttctctcttttgacTCCTGGTTTGCTTTTTGGTTTCTTAACTAAGTCTTGATATTCACTACGGTGCCTCACCATAATGTATTCAGAATCCGCCAAATAATTACAATTGTATGTTCTTGGTTGCTGCTTATTGATGTTATTGTATGaataagaaaatagaaaaacaatttTGCTCGTATGAACAAGTGCAATCTGTACCCAATGTTGATCtgcaataaacatattttcaacaaaaaaaacaacattgagTTCAAACTCTCTGAGTAGTAACAGTCCACACATCTTCTTCGTAGCATCCATGTTTGTTGTTATGGTTACAGTCAACATTCAGACTTTCCGACTTGAGAGCACGTGAACACAGCGAAGTTGGAAGAACGACTTCCGATCTTGGAAACTCGGACCGTCTCAGGAGCACATGAATGTGCCATATGTGCCAGCCCCTTTCTTGGCTGGGaccagttgccaggcaaccagctgAGACTCTGGGATGTCACTGGTGAGCTACtgtagtgagctttagaggtgctgataggCACAATTTGTTACCTTTGACCGAGCCAGTCTAGCTGTTTTTCCCTGttcccagtctttatgctaagctaagctaagcgtTGGCAGGCTCCATTTACATATTTACTGACAAACGTAAAGAGTTgtattaatcttctcatctaactcggcaaaaaaagcaaataagcgcAAACTGCTTCAGCTGCTCTGAGGCTGTTTTGAAAAATGCTAAAGCATGCTGGGTAATAGCCTAATGACAGCAAGTGAAGCTTACCCCATGGAGCCGGAGTCAACAGAAATAAGCATGTTCTTCATGTAGGTACATATGATGGGAACCTCCAACCGTATTCTGGGTACCTCCCCTGTCCCATTGGGTGACCATGTGTACATTTCCATGGTGTTGAACAGAGTTACAGATGCTGTGAAGTAGGTTTCATTCTAAAATACCAGATGTCACATGCAGTTTGGGTTATTTTAAGTTAATGCACTTCAGTTTTACAGACAAAATAGTTGGAACATGTTGGAGCATAGGAAAATGCAAAAGCTTCCCAATTGCAACACTTTTTTACAACTCACTTGCACAACCCTAGTGAGGCACTCATCCCAGGCCACGGTCAGCTGGGCATGGGTAGCATTGCCTCCATTGACGCCACATTCCGGCAACCCCAAGTACACGGTGTCTACCATGATTTTGTTCCTCAGAAGAAAATCCCTGGCAACTGTCACAGTGATGGCATAAACCCTGCACTGTACAGAGATGGCATTGGTGGCAGTTCTCAGGTCAGTAATGGTAGTTGCAGGAGCTGTAATGTTGCTAGTGGGGACGGTAGCGGTGGTTGTAGGGGTAGTGGTCATGGATATCATTGCATTAGTGGTGGTTGTTGGGGCAAAATTAGTTGGGGCAGTAGAAGAAGGTGTAGAAGTAGTAGTGGTGTTTGTTGGGGCAGTGGTTGTTGGGGCAGTAGAAGAAGTTAAAGGAGTAGCAGTGGTGTTTGTTGGGGCAGTGGTTGCTGGGGCAGTAGAAGAAGTTGTATGAGTAGCAGTGGTGGTTGTTGGGGCAGTATTGGTGGTTGTTGGGGCAGTAGAAGAAGCTGTATGAGTAGCAGTGGTGGTTGTTGGGGCAGTAGAAGAAGTTGTAGAAGTAGCAGTGGTGGTTGTTGGGGCAGTATTGGTGGTTGTTGGGACAGTATAAGACGTTGTAGAAGTAGCAGTGGCGGTTGTAGGGACAGTATTGGTGGTTGTTGGGGCAGTAGGGGTTGGGGCTGTAGAAAAAGTTGCAGAAAGACTAGCGGTGGTTGTTTGGGCAGTAGTGGTGGGAGTTGGGGCAGTAGAATAAGTTGTAGGAAGAGTAGTGGTGGTTGTTGGGGCAGTAGAGGTTGACGCAATTTCTGCACAAGACAAACACTCTGGTCACAAAATGCAAAGATATTGCGTCATTATTTAGTGTAATCTGTGTTTCCCACTGCAACAACTGTGATACTGTACCTTGACAGTCTCGTCCAGGCCTTACTGGGTTGTTGTCTATATATCGCTCCAGGCAAACACATGAGTAGGAGCCCCAGACGTTTGAACATGTTGCCCACTGGGAACAGTCATTATCCCCTGAAGCACATTCATcaaaatctaaaaaaacaaaacaaaatgtttggcTCAGTAAAtcaggctttttttttgctttttataaGATAGTGCAGAagggccaccgaagcgcagcaacccattgatgccgctgtcgctgctacgtcacccggattgttggtctgattggttgaaggactatccaattgtgtACAGaatcatttgaactatgccccttgatcacgcctcttgtgcagtagaaaatacagagcagacttaaaagattgagcttggtctggtgataacCAGACTACTAGCCACTGCCAAGGACCAAGCCTACATGGGGTCCCACACTCCAtagggtgagctagaggttgccCCAGTAAGTCAGGCTTTATGTTGCTCTTTGTACTGTAGGTTCCTGGCTTGCAGATTTGTTTCTACATGATAACCAGAGATTAATTACGTTTTATTTTGTCTGACACTTTTTTGAATTTTTCAAATCTCTTGATTGCTGTTTGCcggcttttctccggtgcttagcaccacccaagacgactgtgattggtttaaagaaattccaataaaccagagcatgtgtTCCTCCCATCCCCCAATTGCTATGTGGAGTAGgcagactctcctccagcgcgcttcggaggagggtctggcaaagtaaGACTAGAGTAGTACTAACCTGGAGTAACTAATGTTGATGTGTAAAATCACACTTTGCTGAAAGTTACTTTTAGCATATTAAGACTATCCTTTGAAGCACTTTctaattttatactttttataccAGCCCTGgtttaatagaacacattgttAGAAAAGAGAAGGGGCCTACCATTTGTTCTGGTGTTGTTTTCATCCACAGCGTATATGGTGCTGTTAATCAGGGAATTCAGCAGAGCTGTCGACACATTACTGATGTCTTGGCTTTGACTCGGGGAAAAGATGATGGTGAAGTTGACCACCACACTTCCCGGGGAAAAACTTCTGATCTCGATTCTCACCTGGCCTGAATTCACCATGGCCTTCATCTCTGGAGACAGAGACTGGTAGATCTGTTGGTGACAAAGGAAACAGCTCCAGAGTCAGAATGATGAAACAATACAACTTGTTGATTCACCTTTAATAAGTTCATTAAAATGGACATGTTTACAGTTTGTGGAATTCTATTCAAAGAGTACACTCTGTCACTGGATAACCCTCGTAACACACCTACCTCCTCTTTAATACCCTTAGTGAGGATTCCGTAGGCCTGGCTGCTGGTGTTCTGCAGATCAGCAGTGAACTGGATGTTGGTAAGTCGCGCTGTGGCATCAAGAGTCTGAgcatctacaaaaaaaaagacttactTGGTACACACTAGTACTGGGTATCGTTTAAAAGAATTACAATACCAGTACTTTAAGTGATATCCATACCAACACTAGTCTACTTCattcaataacttttttttcctacttcaTTTAATACCCATCATGTGAATGGAAGCATTCAAGTGCCTAAAATGCCACCACCATTGCACTACTAGCTGCTGGGGTAGTGGACCGATCATACATCGCATTGAATCGAAGAATGCTTCAATAAAAGAATCACAAATTTAAATCATGAACATTTGCGTTGATTGCGAGAAAACCATACAAATAGTAGTTTTTTAAGATCTAGGTACAAAAAGGATCAAATGCAGGTATTGTTTTCAGTGGCGGTTTGTCAATAGAGGGCGCTGGGGCGCCGCCCCCATCAAAAttccataaatataaatgtatacaaaaatgatataaaaatgaaataaaaaatgaaaaataaaatagtttactcaGAACTGTTAGTAAGAGCCTCAGCATTTAATACAAACTGGCTTTAATCGGTtaactattttctatgtttcaatATGTTTCCTCCGGTTTCTTGGCTGCAGCATAGGGCTGCAGGGACGCCGGCCAAATGGATGTGTATGTGAGTCCTTAAACTTTCGGCCAGCATGTGACCTGAAGCTGGTCTCTAATTGGTTTCTTAAAAATTCTCCTCCGGACGCACCTCGCTTCGTCCCTGGCGAATCAGAATTGGAGACATGTTATTTtatccaatctgattggttctcaACACCTGTCATTCAACTCTTCCCCCGGCCGCTACTGGAGAGAGAAGGTGGACACAATAGTAGCGCCAGCAGGTAGCTCTTGTGTTGCTGAAATGGTCTAACCACTTTGATTAAAGTAGGAAACTAGCAACAATAAACAAGGAGAGATTTGTGAAAGAGAAATTATACAACGTCGTGGAGCTGCCGACCCCGTCCAAACGGCGTGTGAATTGAATATTCTGGTGAGttatcttagctgctagctagctaacagcaaaTTACTACTATCGGTGTTGATAACCTTGAGACTTGTTGcttgatttgtgttttaaagcCAGTCGGAATTAGCTACTAACCTGATGAACCTGATAAAAGTGTATGG
This genomic interval from Perca flavescens isolate YP-PL-M2 chromosome 13, PFLA_1.0, whole genome shotgun sequence contains the following:
- the umodl1 gene encoding uromodulin-like 1 — encoded protein: MTYQTEYKTVMEQVTRCCTGYVQVGHYCALPVSRSVEFTAKPGSCPSADGFYPRSEDCEWDMDCPGWQKCCQRSGHSLCSDPASSTNYSENGGYRFNATVTVKTDYDELMSNDRGHLDHTRLLQAMVTGALQSDVSVYYLSSQPVHPYRTATSLLIDCNVTLSLYNVTSKLHRLLKHILEVSSVTVEDVDECEQSALRQCSPQAHCNNTVGSYHCACHQGYIDVDPNNPGAHCTADVRMATTPEPLLTYLPPMNTSYTTAFNSTQDPVGNHTMGVFNSTETSVTTALSNTSPVPYNSSDAPQWTGAAPHSSMSTTVESPLPTTTCSPPSITSGWSANVTGTSFCVYWSGQFQTHQTYQVVLSKRSEVIHSWETNQTMMELRGLQPGVLYNVTVTPQSCESQGVALRITVKTDAQTLDATARLTNIQFTADLQNTSSQAYGILTKGIKEEIYQSLSPEMKAMVNSGQVRIEIRSFSPGSVVVNFTIIFSPSQSQDISNVSTALLNSLINSTIYAVDENNTRTNDFDECASGDNDCSQWATCSNVWGSYSCVCLERYIDNNPVRPGRDCQEIASTSTAPTTTTTLPTTYSTAPTPTTTAQTTTASLSATFSTAPTPTAPTTTNTVPTTATATSTTSYTVPTTTNTAPTTTTATSTTSSTAPTTTTATHTASSTAPTTTNTAPTTTTATHTTSSTAPATTAPTNTTATPLTSSTAPTTTAPTNTTTTSTPSSTAPTNFAPTTTTNAMISMTTTPTTTATVPTSNITAPATTITDLRTATNAISVQCRVYAITVTVARDFLLRNKIMVDTVYLGLPECGVNGGNATHAQLTVAWDECLTRVVQNETYFTASVTLFNTMEMYTWSPNGTGEVPRIRLEVPIICTYMKNMLISVDSGSMGYDMIKDVITGLGSFQVTVQLMNGTMPLPHNSSVSSEEAVVLEVSIKPSSQQIKVVINRCWATPTRNPADPDSHTFLANSCSLNTYTKVLTNGNSSTSRVSVQIFRIVNLNVIYLHCQVQICVPIEAHTCVPDCLQRAARSSNIIGGALGSSGPLVRSEALEEHYTTLNIVGLSCLGVGLSLFFIIGFICLFFYQRNRIGHYNFSTKPKKENFSYLVFNT